One Pseudomonas tolaasii NCPPB 2192 genomic window carries:
- a CDS encoding HEPN domain-containing protein, which yields MDYQTLKARHRLERDNHHVNLTLRVHRSLSWLQRAEQADDPDGRFVFLWIAFNAAYATDIDENYRLSEQETFRAFLRKLCDLDRERQIETLVWSEFSGSIRVLLDNPYVFQSFWDHQNGKITEQQWSERFADGRRRAQSALAQRDTADVLAVLFNRIYTLRNQIMHGGATWDSSINRPQLRDCGKLLGKLVPLIIHLMLENPDTLWGDACYPVVQA from the coding sequence ATGGATTACCAAACCCTCAAGGCGCGCCACCGACTTGAACGCGACAACCATCACGTCAACCTGACATTGCGTGTGCATCGGTCCTTGAGCTGGTTGCAACGCGCCGAACAAGCTGATGATCCCGACGGTCGTTTCGTTTTCCTGTGGATTGCCTTCAACGCCGCCTACGCAACTGACATCGACGAGAACTATCGGTTATCCGAACAGGAAACCTTCCGTGCCTTTCTGCGCAAGCTTTGCGATCTAGATCGCGAGCGGCAGATAGAGACGCTGGTATGGTCCGAGTTTTCCGGAAGCATCCGTGTGCTGCTGGATAACCCATACGTTTTTCAGAGCTTCTGGGATCACCAGAATGGCAAGATCACCGAGCAACAATGGAGCGAACGTTTCGCCGACGGCCGACGCAGAGCACAGTCCGCTCTGGCACAACGCGATACTGCCGATGTACTCGCGGTGCTGTTCAATCGCATCTACACCTTGCGCAATCAGATCATGCACGGCGGTGCGACCTGGGATAGCAGTATCAACCGACCACAATTGCGCGATTGCGGGAAGCTGCTTGGCAAGTTGGTGCCGTTAATCATCCATCTGATGCTGGAAAATCCCGACACGCTCTGGGGGGACGCATGCTATCCGGTCGTGCAGGCTTGA
- a CDS encoding AAA family ATPase, giving the protein MGTRLTPFAHDSRRAADTCALSLKWSFQLLLDLGGHRNLISRHGFNDDDLAREVGLTKWVDRDEYSQPQALSALRRAARAFEASNLDTPYPDRLGSNLEALGTLLGLEEEELRVLGFCVLMHIDPVLCDATDQLGMVGFNRAMKVLAVLLGLQLPEVEACLASNSPLIRAGLLEVGSNSRASTALSSMLSVSNQELPGLLRFSKGTSLDLFAYAFRLSPPGSLSLEHYRHIKQPLNIAERYLAKALAQGRQGVNILLYGPPGTGKTQLSRLLAKSLSSALYEVACTDSDGDPVHAKQRLCSLRAANSVLRSQRALLVLDEIEDIFQTASTDAHSRSQKGWINRMLEENALPCFWLSNSIEAIDAAHIRRFDLVIEIPNPPLAQRKQMLRECGGGKLSDQLIEHLSAHEQVTPAVLERAVRVGRSVGNRASKTLDTTIRCIVDGTLKAQGLEKLQQDGGSSLPTFYSPQWINADHALDGLVDGLRVHPQARLCFYGPPGTGKTAFGQWLAQELGKPLMVKRVSDLVSPYVGMTEQNLAGAFERAHQEDAVLLLDEVDSFLQDRRKARQSWEVTAVNEMLTQMESYQGLFIASTNLIRDLDEASLRRFDLKVHFGYLVTAQALALFAAHLKALALKDPQHSAANRLRGEAHLTPGDFAAVARRGRFKPFASADELAGALLAECRLKSAGQQRPIGFIH; this is encoded by the coding sequence ATGGGTACCCGACTCACCCCCTTCGCCCACGACAGCCGTCGCGCTGCCGACACTTGTGCACTCTCGCTGAAGTGGAGTTTCCAACTGCTGCTGGACCTGGGGGGGCATCGGAATTTAATCAGTCGACACGGGTTCAACGATGATGATCTGGCCCGTGAGGTTGGCCTGACCAAATGGGTAGACCGAGACGAGTACAGCCAACCGCAAGCCTTGTCGGCCCTGCGTCGAGCCGCTCGCGCTTTCGAGGCAAGCAATCTGGATACACCTTACCCGGATCGCCTGGGGAGCAATCTGGAGGCATTGGGGACATTGTTGGGACTGGAAGAGGAAGAGTTGCGGGTACTGGGTTTCTGCGTACTGATGCATATCGACCCGGTGCTCTGTGATGCTACCGATCAGTTGGGCATGGTGGGATTCAACCGTGCCATGAAAGTCCTCGCGGTATTGTTGGGCCTGCAACTCCCCGAGGTCGAGGCCTGCCTGGCGAGTAATAGCCCCCTGATCCGGGCGGGCTTGCTGGAGGTCGGGAGCAATTCCCGCGCCTCAACAGCACTGAGTTCGATGTTATCGGTGAGTAATCAGGAGCTTCCCGGCCTGCTGCGATTCAGCAAAGGCACATCACTGGATTTGTTTGCTTATGCCTTCCGCCTGAGTCCGCCAGGCAGCCTGAGCCTGGAGCACTACCGACACATCAAACAGCCACTGAACATCGCCGAACGCTACTTGGCCAAAGCCTTGGCACAGGGCCGTCAAGGCGTGAACATTCTGCTTTATGGTCCGCCAGGCACCGGCAAGACTCAGCTCAGTCGACTGCTCGCAAAGAGCCTGAGCAGCGCGCTTTATGAAGTGGCCTGCACGGACAGCGATGGCGACCCCGTGCATGCAAAACAGCGTCTGTGCTCCCTGCGCGCGGCCAATAGCGTGCTGCGCTCGCAACGGGCCCTGCTCGTACTGGATGAGATCGAAGACATCTTTCAAACCGCCAGCACCGACGCTCATAGTCGCTCGCAGAAGGGTTGGATCAATCGCATGCTGGAGGAGAATGCGCTGCCGTGTTTCTGGTTGAGCAATAGCATTGAGGCTATCGACGCTGCACATATACGTCGCTTCGATCTGGTGATCGAGATCCCCAACCCGCCCTTGGCGCAGCGCAAGCAGATGCTGCGTGAGTGTGGCGGGGGCAAGTTGAGTGATCAGTTGATAGAGCATCTCAGTGCCCATGAACAGGTGACACCGGCGGTGCTGGAGCGAGCCGTACGAGTAGGCCGCAGCGTAGGAAACCGTGCCAGCAAGACGCTGGACACGACGATCCGTTGCATCGTCGACGGCACGCTGAAAGCACAAGGCCTCGAGAAGCTGCAACAAGACGGTGGTAGCAGCTTGCCCACCTTCTACTCACCGCAATGGATCAACGCCGACCACGCTCTTGACGGTCTGGTTGACGGACTGCGCGTCCATCCCCAGGCACGCCTGTGCTTCTACGGCCCGCCAGGTACCGGTAAAACTGCCTTTGGCCAATGGCTGGCGCAAGAGTTGGGCAAGCCGTTGATGGTCAAGCGCGTCTCCGACCTGGTTTCACCCTATGTCGGAATGACGGAGCAGAATCTGGCGGGCGCCTTCGAGCGCGCGCATCAGGAAGACGCAGTGCTGCTGCTCGATGAGGTTGACAGTTTTTTGCAGGACCGACGCAAGGCGCGGCAGAGCTGGGAGGTGACCGCGGTCAATGAAATGCTCACGCAAATGGAGAGCTATCAAGGGCTGTTCATTGCCTCGACCAACCTGATCCGAGACCTGGACGAGGCTTCCTTGCGGCGCTTCGATCTGAAGGTACATTTCGGTTACCTGGTCACCGCCCAGGCCCTGGCGTTGTTTGCCGCACACTTGAAAGCGCTGGCCTTGAAAGACCCGCAGCACAGCGCAGCCAATCGCTTGCGAGGTGAGGCGCATCTGACCCCGGGTGACTTTGCGGCAGTGGCGCGCCGAGGGCGTTTCAAGCCATTCGCCAGTGCCGACGAGCTGGCGGGGGCGTTGCTGGCCGAGTGCCGACTCAAATCCGCCGGGCAACAGCGCCCAATCGGTTTCATACATTAA
- a CDS encoding dynamin family protein, whose translation MLKTQSTYLNYLKSILPLIVETSIQPDEVTQLQNDIEHTELLVPVIGAFSAGKSSLLNAFLGENVLGIGLTPETELATELRYSNDPHLLAIRLDGSSERLGVSALAGIKTRANEFTHLQLYLDNPRLKASPSLVLVDMPGFGSSLANHNKAIAYYLPRGVHFIVVTSVEDGNITQSMLRQLDDLQTYGRDFTFLLNKVNLRSDEQVQEVAELIDEQIRINFVDTRPLIKVGLDGDIQLAEVLARLQPEQIVRQVFEDRLKDLTHSLLNQINLALTSLKKNQAENQHALSELANGIRQIERKRDGILEDLRDKQLDRAVDSCLNAVGRELDNAQSELVSAGLAGNQEAFSRIVSEVVRSSMTRTIKEQMDILSRSVVTDFAQAVGDLGKSMGQFSNDPNWLDQITDRINRTLQKTGEALGNWSKSLAARNTNELERLKQESGWKDGNPLPKVSYQGLATVLAVTTSVVNPLIELAIIFLPQILSFLNEGRQRDQLRQKVTNEIIPSVKRELRDRLPVLLAEQMEVLVTQVSVEFEREIGEKQKLIDELVASRNHDAEAAEHQIALLTRAREQLQQLAKQALYESQQ comes from the coding sequence ATGTTGAAAACCCAAAGTACCTACCTCAACTATCTGAAATCTATCCTGCCGCTCATTGTAGAAACCTCGATCCAGCCCGATGAAGTGACGCAGCTGCAGAACGATATCGAACATACCGAACTGCTCGTCCCCGTCATTGGTGCGTTCAGCGCTGGCAAGAGCAGCTTGCTGAACGCTTTCCTTGGCGAAAACGTCCTGGGTATAGGCCTGACGCCCGAAACCGAGTTGGCCACTGAGTTGCGCTACAGCAATGACCCGCATCTCCTGGCCATTCGCCTGGATGGTAGCAGTGAGCGCCTGGGCGTCAGCGCTCTTGCCGGTATCAAGACTCGCGCCAACGAATTCACCCACCTTCAGTTGTACCTGGATAACCCGCGACTCAAAGCCTCGCCCTCACTGGTGCTGGTTGACATGCCCGGGTTCGGCTCCTCATTGGCCAACCACAACAAAGCAATCGCGTACTACCTGCCCCGCGGCGTGCACTTCATCGTGGTGACCAGCGTGGAAGACGGCAACATCACTCAGTCGATGTTGCGTCAACTGGATGACCTGCAGACTTACGGGCGTGATTTCACCTTCCTGCTGAACAAGGTCAACCTGCGCTCGGACGAGCAAGTGCAAGAAGTCGCGGAACTGATCGACGAGCAGATCCGGATCAACTTTGTCGACACGCGCCCCCTGATCAAGGTAGGACTCGACGGAGATATCCAACTGGCCGAAGTGCTTGCGCGCCTGCAACCCGAACAAATCGTTCGCCAGGTGTTTGAAGATCGATTGAAAGATCTGACCCATTCACTGCTTAACCAGATCAACCTTGCGCTGACCTCGCTGAAAAAGAACCAGGCCGAAAATCAACATGCCCTGAGCGAGCTGGCCAATGGTATTCGGCAGATCGAGCGCAAGCGCGACGGCATTCTTGAAGACCTGCGCGACAAGCAGCTGGACCGCGCCGTCGACAGCTGCCTCAACGCGGTCGGCCGTGAACTTGATAACGCACAGTCGGAACTGGTCAGCGCCGGTCTGGCGGGTAATCAGGAAGCTTTTTCGCGGATCGTATCCGAAGTGGTCCGAAGCTCGATGACCCGCACCATTAAGGAGCAGATGGACATTCTCAGTCGCTCCGTCGTCACCGACTTTGCGCAAGCCGTGGGTGACCTGGGCAAGAGCATGGGCCAGTTCAGCAATGATCCCAACTGGCTGGACCAGATCACCGACAGGATCAACCGCACCCTGCAAAAAACCGGAGAGGCCCTGGGCAACTGGAGCAAATCGCTGGCCGCACGCAATACAAACGAACTGGAAAGACTGAAACAAGAAAGTGGCTGGAAGGACGGAAACCCGCTACCCAAAGTGAGCTATCAAGGCCTGGCCACCGTGCTGGCAGTCACTACGTCCGTAGTCAATCCACTGATCGAACTGGCCATCATCTTTCTTCCGCAGATTCTGTCCTTCCTTAATGAGGGGCGTCAGCGTGACCAACTCCGCCAGAAAGTGACCAATGAAATCATTCCTTCGGTTAAACGCGAGTTGCGGGATCGACTGCCGGTCCTGCTCGCCGAACAGATGGAAGTGCTGGTGACTCAAGTCAGCGTGGAGTTCGAGCGCGAAATCGGTGAAAAACAGAAGCTCATTGATGAACTGGTCGCCAGCCGCAATCACGATGCCGAGGCGGCCGAGCATCAGATCGCGCTACTGACCCGCGCCAGAGAACAACTGCAACAACTCGCCAAACAAGCCCTCTACGAGTCGCAGCAATGA
- a CDS encoding helix-turn-helix transcriptional regulator, translated as MPSAKIHTALSRQWELLQQLPKRAPGITVSELLTRLTTAGYSISRRSIERDLRDLSLVFPLQCNDGGTPFGWYWKPGVSVELQGITLTEAVSLALVEDAVRPLLPGSMLSVLEPRFEHARQKLKGLEDGNPAARWPDKVASVRPDFNLRAPEIQAETLEALQHALISEQQVHCQYYSAHTDKLSELTLNPLAIVQRGLITYLIATAAPYTDVRQFAVHRFRAVTVLETPCQGLETFELQTYLATDALQFGKPEKIRFKAWVSEHQARMIRETPLSTDMVLEALSDGFQVQATVNNTWQLHWWILSLGDSLVVREPPELRQQMGDTLRRAAAAYEQEEGKASLV; from the coding sequence TTGCCATCAGCCAAGATCCATACCGCGTTGAGTCGTCAATGGGAGTTGTTGCAACAGCTTCCCAAACGCGCCCCTGGTATCACAGTGAGTGAGTTGCTGACCCGCCTGACGACCGCAGGCTACTCCATCAGCCGCCGCAGCATCGAGCGCGACCTGCGTGACCTGTCCCTGGTGTTTCCGTTGCAGTGCAACGATGGAGGAACGCCCTTCGGTTGGTATTGGAAGCCGGGCGTGAGCGTCGAGTTGCAGGGCATCACCTTGACTGAAGCCGTAAGTCTGGCGCTGGTCGAAGATGCCGTGCGCCCGCTCCTTCCGGGCAGCATGTTGAGCGTGCTGGAACCGCGTTTCGAACATGCCCGGCAAAAACTCAAAGGCCTCGAAGACGGCAACCCCGCTGCCCGCTGGCCCGACAAAGTGGCGAGCGTTCGACCGGATTTCAATCTTCGAGCGCCGGAAATCCAGGCAGAAACGCTGGAAGCACTGCAACACGCCCTGATCAGCGAACAGCAAGTCCATTGTCAGTACTATTCGGCACACACCGACAAACTCAGTGAACTGACTCTCAACCCCCTGGCGATTGTCCAGCGTGGGCTGATCACCTATCTCATCGCCACCGCTGCGCCCTATACCGATGTCCGTCAGTTCGCGGTGCATCGCTTTCGCGCGGTAACGGTACTCGAAACTCCGTGCCAAGGGCTGGAGACGTTCGAACTGCAAACCTACTTGGCCACCGACGCCTTGCAGTTTGGCAAACCGGAGAAGATCCGGTTCAAGGCCTGGGTGAGCGAACACCAGGCAAGGATGATTCGTGAAACGCCCTTGAGCACGGACATGGTGCTAGAGGCGCTGTCGGATGGTTTTCAGGTGCAGGCGACCGTCAACAATACCTGGCAGCTGCACTGGTGGATTTTGTCTTTGGGTGATTCGTTGGTCGTGCGGGAACCGCCGGAGTTGCGCCAGCAAATGGGAGACACATTGCGGAGGGCGGCTGCAGCGTACGAACAGGAGGAAGGCAAGGCGAGCCTGGTGTAA
- a CDS encoding dynamin family protein has protein sequence MNAQHVLDLNQRLHQWMEKYNPELEKDIAQWLRKHAIDSTEDLDIAFSQLVEENRLLQIGVVGRVKAGKSSLLNALIFDGHAILPRAATPMTAALTTLTHGDTFGAEVQFYSAADRENIEQNALRYEQRLREEKSRAYETLSQRRQRSGRHVEDAQFHADVEKTARRALQGEHALAAAHDQWQSIRSSNVDFRSLDSLGRLQATDAQSLADKLLDYVGVGGNYMPLTKSVDIFLPLDSLRNVRIIDTPGLNDPVQSREERTTALLKNCDVVFIVSPAGQFLSEQDIEMMSRITQKEGVQELVLIASQVDNQLYGSDTRQPTLQGSLDKITQTLSAHMVDTLQRLKVQHPEIGATFDNLIDKGAGKVLHTSGMCHSLSVRFDQQNDWDSGEQKAWENLQANYPDFFTPEHAERCRGNLDLLANTEALRAVLDSVRAQKDRIIEDRREELIRAKSSALEAFRADLLNFTQAKYQEVRNADIEDLKAQRRKLDSLMVVGTYELDNVLTNCAKEFCEDLKKDLTKELESAYRSTLKEVGASASEESKSREVVRDSIVAKFANWGWGGGKETHHYTVFKLFWRQVCNELEEFAEGLTGTLKSTSDALTKKFRDNLVKESTAVARRHLGDDLDTALIIRTNQGLAARLKLPVFELSSQELSKLKGTGSYLLDDEAREFLHNARHLLDGLKGQAKKQIRHLAEDVTEKLPPSYGSAFFQDMQARMEQLEEQVENTLLTLDRLQRMAKELEAA, from the coding sequence ATGAACGCACAACACGTCCTGGATCTAAACCAACGCCTCCATCAATGGATGGAAAAGTACAACCCTGAGCTGGAAAAAGACATCGCTCAATGGCTGCGCAAGCACGCCATAGACAGCACCGAAGACCTGGACATAGCCTTCAGCCAATTAGTCGAAGAGAATCGTTTGCTGCAGATCGGCGTCGTGGGTCGAGTAAAAGCCGGCAAGTCTTCATTGCTCAACGCTCTGATCTTCGACGGTCATGCGATTCTGCCAAGGGCTGCCACCCCGATGACCGCTGCGCTGACCACCCTGACCCATGGCGACACCTTCGGGGCCGAGGTTCAGTTCTACAGCGCGGCTGATCGGGAAAATATCGAGCAAAACGCCCTGCGTTACGAGCAACGACTTCGCGAAGAAAAGTCTCGCGCCTACGAAACGCTGAGCCAGCGCCGTCAGCGCAGTGGCCGACACGTAGAAGACGCGCAGTTCCATGCTGACGTCGAGAAAACTGCCCGGCGAGCCCTGCAAGGGGAACATGCGCTGGCGGCTGCCCATGACCAGTGGCAGAGCATTCGCAGCTCCAATGTCGATTTCAGATCCCTCGACAGCCTGGGCCGCCTGCAGGCAACTGATGCTCAGTCATTGGCCGACAAGCTGCTGGACTATGTCGGCGTCGGCGGCAACTACATGCCGTTGACCAAAAGCGTCGATATCTTCCTGCCGCTGGACTCGTTGCGTAACGTGCGCATCATTGACACCCCGGGCCTGAATGACCCTGTGCAGTCCCGCGAAGAACGTACGACAGCCTTGCTCAAGAATTGCGATGTGGTCTTTATCGTCAGCCCTGCCGGCCAGTTCCTCAGTGAGCAGGACATCGAGATGATGAGCCGGATCACTCAGAAAGAGGGTGTCCAGGAACTGGTGTTGATCGCCAGCCAGGTCGACAACCAGCTGTATGGCAGCGACACCCGCCAGCCAACGCTTCAGGGATCGCTGGACAAGATCACTCAGACGCTCAGCGCGCACATGGTCGATACCCTGCAACGCTTGAAGGTCCAGCATCCGGAGATCGGTGCGACTTTCGACAATCTGATTGATAAAGGCGCCGGCAAGGTCCTGCATACCTCGGGCATGTGCCACAGCCTTTCGGTTCGTTTTGACCAACAGAACGATTGGGACAGTGGCGAGCAGAAGGCGTGGGAAAACCTTCAAGCGAATTACCCTGACTTCTTTACGCCAGAGCATGCCGAACGTTGCCGAGGCAATCTCGACCTGCTGGCCAACACCGAAGCGCTGCGGGCGGTGCTGGACAGTGTCCGCGCGCAGAAGGACCGCATTATCGAAGATCGGCGCGAGGAGCTCATTCGCGCCAAGTCCTCGGCACTGGAAGCGTTCCGGGCCGACTTGCTGAACTTTACCCAGGCCAAGTATCAGGAAGTCCGCAATGCCGATATTGAGGACCTGAAGGCTCAGCGGCGCAAGCTGGACAGCCTGATGGTAGTGGGCACCTACGAGCTCGATAACGTATTGACCAATTGCGCAAAAGAGTTTTGCGAGGATCTGAAAAAGGATCTCACAAAGGAACTTGAATCTGCTTATCGCTCCACGCTTAAGGAGGTCGGTGCATCCGCTAGTGAAGAGTCGAAATCCAGAGAGGTGGTGCGCGACAGCATCGTGGCAAAATTTGCCAACTGGGGTTGGGGTGGCGGCAAGGAAACCCACCACTACACCGTATTCAAGTTGTTCTGGCGCCAGGTATGCAACGAGCTGGAGGAGTTTGCCGAAGGTCTGACAGGCACCCTGAAAAGCACAAGCGATGCCCTGACTAAAAAGTTTCGCGACAACCTAGTCAAGGAATCGACCGCGGTCGCCAGGCGTCACCTTGGCGATGACCTGGACACCGCGTTGATCATCCGAACCAACCAAGGTCTGGCTGCCCGCCTCAAGCTCCCCGTTTTTGAACTCAGCAGCCAGGAACTGAGCAAACTCAAAGGCACTGGCAGTTACCTGCTGGACGATGAGGCACGAGAGTTCCTGCACAATGCCCGGCATCTTCTGGATGGCCTCAAGGGACAGGCCAAAAAGCAAATCCGTCATTTGGCGGAGGACGTGACTGAAAAGCTTCCACCCTCCTACGGCAGTGCATTTTTCCAGGATATGCAGGCGCGGATGGAACAGCTGGAAGAACAGGTCGAAAATACTCTTCTGACCCTGGACCGCCTGCAACGCATGGCCAAGGAACTGGAGGCGGCATGA
- a CDS encoding dynamin family protein — protein MKTELFPPALMTQLDKLGQLFIRRRKLLRDGVVETLKVADDQHYALTREYQGAVARLETLTADHGQLTERQASTAAELTDTRQALHAVQQSLEQANTEHTHAQQTARLRFDTLSTRHAQLVQERNSIEDARHVLEQNLEQARLELHAGAEALKAADERHETLTQEHQNTLARLETLTAEHGQLTERQANTAAELTSTRQTLEGVQQSLEEALDQHQRDQEQARERFDSLSMQHARLEQERNTVESQRQALEQTLEQTRLELQASIKAHETLQQIHEDELQQHAQLADEFQALNQHHGDTWTRFQLISRLLAARPRESAGLARFRELLANDYMVFADNESSLAAEAKALTMLQSIQQELALLVGFPDVHERTIVGIVGGFSSGKSEFINSFIRDPEVRLAVGMQPVTAIPSYVLATDERMIRGYSANGGHIKLDVDFYKSISHAFINSFSFDLKSLMPFMCVGVQMNPDYFSNICFIDTPGYNPPATAAEHSQGDKRTAIQFAQQSDAIIWLIGLDSNGTVPDSDLDFIQQIGVEQRSVYVVLTKADLKSEDDIEYVMDEVQDILQSEGIVVVGISAYSSTLRNEVAYRDVPLLEYFSRINLQGDARQHLDGRLREVFSMYDDAIQADISAMRTQKTAINGLRLDSLEIGGKDVYERMLGPIDKLDSKLDTAPLERWLKESRRLFEDFSDAVRLTAEVPETEV, from the coding sequence ATGAAGACTGAATTGTTTCCTCCAGCGCTGATGACCCAACTGGATAAACTCGGCCAGTTGTTCATCCGGCGTCGCAAGCTGCTGCGTGACGGTGTGGTCGAAACTCTCAAGGTTGCGGATGATCAGCACTATGCCTTGACCCGCGAATATCAGGGCGCAGTGGCGCGTCTTGAGACGCTGACTGCCGACCATGGGCAACTGACCGAACGCCAGGCCAGCACCGCCGCCGAGCTGACCGACACCCGGCAAGCCTTGCACGCTGTGCAGCAGTCGCTGGAGCAGGCCAATACTGAGCATACGCACGCTCAACAGACGGCGCGGCTGCGCTTCGACACCTTGTCGACGCGGCATGCGCAACTGGTGCAGGAACGTAACAGCATTGAGGACGCTCGCCACGTCCTCGAACAAAACCTCGAGCAAGCGCGACTTGAATTGCACGCCGGTGCCGAAGCGCTCAAGGCGGCGGATGAACGTCATGAGACGCTGACCCAAGAGCACCAGAACACCCTGGCGCGCCTTGAAACCCTGACAGCGGAACATGGACAACTGACCGAGCGCCAGGCCAACACCGCTGCCGAGTTGACCAGCACCCGACAGACACTCGAAGGTGTGCAGCAGTCGCTGGAAGAGGCCCTCGACCAGCATCAGCGCGACCAGGAGCAGGCGCGCGAACGCTTCGACAGTCTGTCGATGCAACATGCCCGACTGGAACAGGAACGCAATACCGTCGAGTCGCAACGTCAGGCTCTTGAGCAGACACTGGAACAGACTCGCCTGGAACTGCAAGCCAGCATCAAGGCGCACGAAACACTGCAACAGATCCATGAAGATGAGCTACAACAGCACGCTCAGTTGGCGGACGAATTTCAAGCGTTGAATCAACACCACGGGGACACCTGGACGCGCTTCCAGCTCATCTCCCGGCTGCTCGCCGCTCGCCCTCGGGAAAGCGCTGGCCTGGCCCGTTTCAGAGAATTGCTGGCGAACGATTACATGGTGTTCGCAGACAATGAATCGTCCCTGGCCGCCGAAGCCAAGGCCCTCACAATGTTGCAGTCGATCCAGCAGGAACTGGCCTTGCTCGTAGGCTTTCCAGACGTTCATGAGCGCACCATCGTCGGCATTGTCGGTGGCTTCAGCAGCGGCAAGTCCGAGTTCATCAACAGTTTCATCCGTGACCCCGAGGTGCGCCTGGCGGTCGGTATGCAGCCAGTCACCGCTATCCCCAGCTACGTGCTGGCGACTGATGAACGGATGATTCGCGGGTACTCCGCGAACGGTGGCCATATCAAACTGGATGTGGACTTCTACAAAAGCATCTCCCATGCCTTCATCAATTCGTTCAGTTTCGACTTGAAGAGCCTGATGCCGTTCATGTGCGTGGGTGTTCAGATGAACCCTGACTACTTCAGCAACATTTGCTTCATCGACACACCCGGCTACAACCCACCGGCGACGGCGGCCGAACACAGTCAGGGTGACAAACGCACTGCCATCCAGTTTGCGCAGCAGTCCGACGCGATCATCTGGCTGATCGGCCTCGACTCCAACGGCACGGTGCCTGACTCAGACCTGGACTTTATCCAACAGATTGGCGTCGAGCAGCGGTCGGTCTATGTCGTTCTGACCAAGGCCGACCTCAAGTCCGAAGACGACATCGAGTACGTCATGGATGAGGTCCAGGACATCCTGCAATCCGAGGGAATTGTGGTTGTCGGGATCAGTGCGTACAGCTCCACCCTGCGCAACGAAGTGGCTTATCGAGACGTGCCACTTCTGGAGTATTTCTCCCGGATCAACCTACAAGGTGATGCGCGGCAACACCTCGATGGGCGACTGCGCGAAGTTTTCTCGATGTATGACGATGCCATTCAGGCAGATATCAGCGCGATGCGTACACAAAAAACCGCCATCAACGGACTACGACTCGACAGCCTGGAAATCGGTGGCAAGGATGTTTATGAGCGAATGCTCGGCCCCATCGACAAACTCGACAGCAAACTGGATACAGCACCATTGGAGCGCTGGCTCAAGGAGTCACGACGTCTGTTCGAGGACTTCAGCGATGCCGTCCGGCTGACTGCGGAAGTGCCCGAAACAGAGGTATAG
- a CDS encoding YkvA family protein, which translates to MSDNAFEKDYSDDSFWDKVKNYAKYAGEAALEPALKMYYAATDSDTPTWAKTTIYGALGYFISPIDVIPDITPIVGYTDDIGVLCAALAATATHIKAEHVTKAKETLKQWFS; encoded by the coding sequence ATGTCAGACAACGCATTTGAAAAGGATTACTCAGACGACTCGTTCTGGGACAAAGTTAAAAACTATGCGAAATACGCTGGCGAGGCGGCACTAGAACCCGCACTGAAGATGTACTACGCCGCAACCGACTCAGACACGCCCACCTGGGCAAAAACCACCATTTATGGTGCGCTCGGCTATTTCATCTCTCCGATCGACGTCATCCCCGACATCACGCCAATCGTGGGCTACACCGACGACATCGGCGTGTTGTGCGCAGCGTTGGCAGCGACCGCTACTCATATCAAGGCAGAACACGTGACCAAGGCGAAGGAAACACTGAAGCAGTGGTTTTCCTGA